From the genome of Scytonema hofmannii PCC 7110, one region includes:
- a CDS encoding lysophospholipid acyltransferase family protein, translating into MSRNREPFASLLLYSALKWTVVSPILQVYFRGRIYGAENIPQTGPLVVVSNHASNYDPPLVSYCVRRPVAYMAKEELFKIPILKQVIELYGAYPVSRGSADRSAIRAALKYLDEGWAVGVFLQGTRTPDGRITDPKRGAALIAGKAKVPLLPVCLWGTQEIEQKGAVTPRSVPVTVRIGELIDAPSSTDKEELEAITKQCAATINALHDLGR; encoded by the coding sequence ATGTCTCGAAACCGCGAACCATTTGCCAGTCTGTTACTTTACTCCGCTTTGAAGTGGACAGTAGTCAGCCCCATACTACAAGTCTATTTCCGAGGGCGAATTTACGGTGCTGAAAACATTCCTCAAACTGGACCACTTGTGGTAGTAAGCAATCATGCTAGTAACTACGATCCGCCACTCGTTTCTTATTGTGTACGCCGTCCTGTAGCTTACATGGCAAAGGAAGAACTTTTTAAAATCCCCATTTTAAAACAAGTTATTGAGTTGTACGGGGCTTATCCAGTCAGTCGGGGTAGCGCCGATCGCAGTGCAATTCGTGCTGCCTTAAAATATTTGGATGAGGGGTGGGCTGTAGGTGTTTTTTTACAAGGCACTCGTACCCCTGATGGACGTATTACAGATCCAAAACGAGGTGCTGCACTTATTGCTGGTAAGGCAAAAGTCCCTCTTTTACCTGTATGTTTGTGGGGGACTCAGGAAATTGAGCAAAAAGGAGCTGTAACTCCTCGTTCGGTTCCAGTGACTGTAAGAATTGGTGAGTTGATTGATGCTCCTAGTTCAACAGATAAAGAGGAATTGGAAGCCATTACGAAACAATGTGCAGCCACAATTAATGCCCTTCACGATCTAGGGCGTTGA
- the fabD gene encoding ACP S-malonyltransferase encodes MTKTAWIFPGQGSQSLGMGIDLLNLPSAKEKFAQAESILGWSVVEICQTNEEKLSRTLYTQPCLYVVESILADILQEKYSPDLVAGHSLGEYIALYVAGVFEWSDGLRLVKHRAELMDSAAGGMMAALMNFDREKLEKAIDENLDVVLANDNGPTQVVISGTPEAVQAVMSQVKAKRAIALNVSGAFHSPLMAEVAAEFQHMLDSVEFQPAKMPVLSNVDPVPSTDPDVLKQRLKQQMTGGVRWREIALALPGNGIERVVEIGPGNVLTGLIKRTCSGLVLENIRSTAEIGSKE; translated from the coding sequence ATGACAAAAACCGCATGGATATTTCCCGGACAAGGTTCGCAATCCTTGGGTATGGGAATAGACTTACTAAATCTACCATCTGCAAAAGAAAAGTTTGCCCAAGCTGAAAGTATTTTGGGTTGGTCTGTCGTTGAAATTTGCCAAACAAATGAGGAGAAGCTATCTCGCACCCTCTACACTCAACCTTGCCTGTACGTGGTAGAAAGCATACTTGCTGATATTTTGCAAGAAAAGTATAGCCCGGATTTAGTTGCCGGTCACAGTTTGGGAGAATACATTGCCCTCTATGTAGCGGGTGTCTTCGAGTGGTCGGATGGGTTGCGCCTGGTGAAACATCGCGCAGAACTTATGGATAGTGCTGCGGGTGGTATGATGGCAGCATTGATGAATTTTGACCGAGAAAAACTGGAAAAAGCGATCGATGAAAATTTGGATGTAGTGTTAGCAAATGACAACGGCCCCACACAGGTTGTTATTTCTGGGACTCCAGAAGCTGTTCAAGCAGTCATGTCCCAAGTTAAGGCAAAACGTGCGATCGCCCTCAATGTTTCAGGCGCGTTTCATTCACCTCTGATGGCAGAAGTTGCGGCTGAGTTCCAACATATGCTTGATTCCGTAGAGTTTCAACCAGCAAAAATGCCAGTCTTATCAAATGTAGACCCAGTTCCATCGACTGATCCAGATGTTTTAAAACAACGTTTAAAGCAACAAATGACGGGCGGAGTGAGGTGGAGAGAAATTGCCTTGGCATTGCCTGGAAATGGAATTGAGCGAGTTGTGGAAATTGGACCAGGTAATGTTCTGACTGGTTTGATTAAACGAACTTGCTCTGGTTTAGTTTTAGAAAATATTCGTTCTACGGCTGAAATAGGGAGTAAGGAATAG
- a CDS encoding beta-ketoacyl-ACP synthase 3: MQNLGIAITGSGSAVPTAFLDNQALTALVETSDEWISTRTGIRQRRLANPGESLTDLAVAASRQAIAMAQINPQDLDLILLATSTPDDLFGTACRIQAALGATSAVAFDLTAACSGFVFGLVTAAQYIRTGVYQNVLLIGADILSRWVDWQDRGTCVLFGDGAGAVVMQANETDGLLGFELRSDGTQNNCLNLAYKASNLDLTQGISVGKGSFMPISMNGKEVYRFAVQKVPEVIDKALFRASLCVDEIDWLLLHQANQRILDAVADRMNIPKDKVLSNLANYGNTSAASIPLALDEAVRQGKIKPSDIIAASGFGAGLTWGAAIFRWSR; the protein is encoded by the coding sequence GTGCAAAATTTAGGAATAGCAATCACAGGAAGTGGTTCGGCAGTGCCGACTGCTTTCCTGGATAACCAGGCACTAACCGCACTGGTTGAAACATCAGATGAGTGGATAAGCACAAGAACGGGAATTCGTCAACGTCGATTGGCAAATCCTGGTGAATCTTTAACTGATTTAGCGGTTGCTGCTAGTCGTCAGGCGATCGCAATGGCTCAAATCAATCCGCAAGACTTGGATTTGATTTTGCTGGCGACTTCTACCCCCGATGACTTGTTTGGCACCGCTTGTAGAATTCAAGCAGCACTGGGAGCTACCAGTGCAGTCGCTTTTGATTTGACAGCAGCTTGTTCCGGCTTCGTATTTGGACTTGTCACGGCTGCCCAATATATTAGAACCGGAGTTTATCAAAACGTACTGTTAATAGGGGCAGATATCCTATCTCGTTGGGTAGATTGGCAAGACCGTGGCACGTGTGTATTGTTCGGGGATGGCGCAGGAGCAGTTGTCATGCAAGCCAATGAAACAGACGGCTTGCTGGGATTTGAACTCAGAAGCGATGGGACTCAGAATAATTGCCTGAATCTTGCATACAAAGCTAGCAATTTAGACCTAACTCAGGGTATCAGTGTTGGAAAAGGAAGCTTTATGCCGATCTCAATGAACGGCAAAGAAGTCTATCGCTTTGCCGTACAAAAAGTACCCGAAGTGATTGATAAAGCTTTATTCCGTGCCTCCCTTTGTGTTGACGAGATAGACTGGCTTTTGTTACATCAGGCAAACCAGCGTATTCTAGATGCTGTTGCCGATCGCATGAACATTCCAAAAGACAAAGTTCTTAGCAATCTTGCTAACTACGGTAATACTTCTGCTGCCTCTATCCCTCTAGCTTTAGACGAAGCAGTACGACAAGGTAAAATCAAACCCAGTGACATTATAGCCGCCTCCGGTTTTGGAGCAGGTCTCACTTGGGGTGCCGCGATCTTTCGATGGTCTCGGTAA
- the plsX gene encoding phosphate acyltransferase PlsX: protein MGSTCVRIAIDAMGGDHAPNEIVAGALRAREELGVEVLLVGDPQQIESKLPPKTNLAHVEIVTAEEAIAMDEEPLSAIRRKPKASINVAMDLVKKQQADAVVSAGHSGAAMAAALLRLGRLPGIDRPAIGAVFPTMVAGKPVLVLDVGANVDCRPKFLEQFAVMGSIYSQYVLGTPEPKVGLLNIGEEDCKGNDAAVRAHQLLKEKTQITFIGNAEGRDVLSGHFDVIVCDGFVGNVLLKFAEAVGEIMLQIMREELPQGVRGQIGTAILKPNLRRIKQRVDHAEHGGALLLGVGGICIISHGSSQAPSIFNAIRMAKEAVNNQVLQRIQSQYQSVQQESG from the coding sequence ATGGGATCGACTTGCGTGCGGATCGCAATTGACGCAATGGGAGGGGATCATGCACCTAATGAAATCGTCGCAGGCGCTCTGCGAGCACGAGAAGAATTAGGTGTAGAAGTACTGTTGGTGGGCGATCCCCAACAAATTGAAAGCAAACTGCCGCCAAAGACCAATCTGGCGCATGTTGAAATCGTGACTGCTGAAGAAGCGATCGCAATGGATGAGGAGCCTTTAAGCGCTATTAGGCGCAAACCGAAGGCTTCCATCAATGTGGCCATGGATTTGGTGAAAAAACAGCAAGCAGATGCTGTCGTTTCTGCCGGACACTCTGGAGCAGCGATGGCAGCAGCTTTGCTGCGCTTGGGACGACTACCAGGAATTGACCGTCCGGCAATTGGTGCGGTTTTTCCCACAATGGTAGCAGGCAAGCCAGTGCTAGTCCTTGATGTGGGCGCAAACGTGGATTGCCGTCCAAAATTTTTAGAACAGTTTGCGGTTATGGGGTCTATATACAGTCAATATGTTTTGGGGACTCCAGAACCTAAAGTAGGTTTATTAAATATCGGTGAAGAAGACTGCAAAGGCAATGACGCTGCTGTACGCGCCCATCAATTACTAAAGGAAAAGACGCAAATTACTTTTATTGGTAATGCCGAAGGGCGTGATGTCCTCTCAGGTCATTTTGACGTAATTGTCTGTGACGGATTTGTGGGTAACGTGTTGTTAAAGTTTGCCGAAGCTGTTGGGGAGATTATGCTGCAGATTATGCGGGAAGAATTACCCCAAGGAGTGCGCGGTCAAATTGGTACAGCTATTTTAAAACCAAATCTCAGAAGGATTAAGCAGCGAGTGGATCATGCCGAACATGGGGGTGCTTTACTTTTGGGGGTAGGAGGAATTTGTATTATCAGCCACGGTAGTTCCCAGGCACCTTCGATTTTTAATGCAATTCGTATGGCAAAAGAAGCTGTCAACAACCAAGTGCTACAAAGAATTCAGTCCCAATATCAAAGCGTTCAGCAAGAAAGTGGCTAA
- a CDS encoding D-alanyl-D-alanine carboxypeptidase — translation MLELFSSGLISIWLEMAGVQVKPTDVLDILAWQSSPGLVLAPDPNPSGSAIVQQYLKGLQTLKLVTTPEQTQNQGIWLQSGPILMANHQGTTPLPAASLTKIATSLAALTTLGPNHQFHTLVSTTGSLQNGVLQGDLIVTGGGDPLFVWEEAIALGNSLNQMGIKRITGNLIINGNFAMNFQRNPLIAGQMLRQAINSATWSRAISFQHSLMAKGTLKPQVTIAGQVKLLAQDVAFFQNPQQTLLLRHRSLPLRQIIKEMNVFSNNEMAEMLADAVGGAYVVQSKAARLARVPQSEIQLINGSGLGQENRISPRAACAMLMAIQKEAFAHQLTVADFFPTAGFDNRGTLHSRHLPAATVMKTGTLRDVSALAGVVPTRDRGLVWFAIINRGYTVPAFRTGQDQFLQTLVKQLQVAPAIPASLTPHTATSTLPQFGAANRNEMVYGG, via the coding sequence ATGCTGGAATTATTTAGTTCAGGGTTAATTTCCATTTGGCTAGAGATGGCAGGTGTACAGGTTAAACCTACAGATGTATTGGATATACTAGCTTGGCAAAGTAGCCCTGGCTTAGTTCTTGCCCCCGATCCAAATCCATCTGGCAGTGCCATTGTGCAGCAGTATCTTAAGGGACTGCAAACATTAAAACTCGTCACCACACCAGAGCAAACACAAAATCAGGGGATTTGGCTTCAGTCAGGACCTATCCTCATGGCTAACCATCAAGGTACAACGCCTCTACCTGCTGCTTCCTTAACCAAAATAGCCACTTCATTAGCTGCACTCACAACACTCGGACCAAACCATCAATTTCATACTTTAGTAAGTACCACAGGATCGTTACAAAATGGTGTCTTACAGGGTGATTTGATCGTAACAGGCGGTGGCGATCCGTTGTTTGTTTGGGAAGAAGCGATCGCTCTTGGCAACAGTCTCAACCAAATGGGGATTAAGCGTATTACGGGCAATTTGATAATTAATGGCAATTTTGCGATGAATTTTCAGCGCAACCCACTGATTGCAGGACAAATGCTCAGACAAGCTATCAATTCTGCCACTTGGTCTCGTGCTATCTCTTTCCAGCATTCACTGATGGCTAAAGGGACTCTCAAACCTCAAGTGACTATTGCCGGACAGGTGAAATTATTAGCACAAGATGTTGCATTTTTTCAAAATCCCCAACAAACCTTATTATTGCGTCACCGTTCGCTGCCATTGAGGCAAATCATCAAAGAAATGAACGTTTTCAGCAATAATGAAATGGCAGAAATGTTGGCTGATGCCGTTGGGGGAGCATACGTTGTACAATCGAAAGCCGCGAGACTCGCAAGAGTTCCTCAGTCGGAAATTCAATTAATTAACGGTTCTGGACTTGGACAAGAAAACCGCATTTCTCCTAGAGCCGCTTGTGCTATGTTAATGGCAATTCAAAAGGAAGCTTTTGCCCACCAGCTCACTGTAGCTGATTTCTTCCCAACTGCAGGGTTTGACAATCGTGGAACACTTCATTCCAGACACCTTCCGGCGGCGACTGTCATGAAAACTGGTACTCTGCGGGATGTCAGTGCTTTAGCCGGAGTTGTACCGACACGCGATCGCGGTTTGGTCTGGTTTGCCATTATCAATCGCGGTTACACCGTACCAGCTTTTCGCACCGGACAAGATCAATTCTTGCAAACTCTTGTCAAGCAATTACAGGTCGCTCCAGCCATACCCGCTAGCCTAACACCCCATACAGCTACCAGCACATTACCCCAATTTGGTGCAGCCAATCGGAATGAGATGGTGTATGGAGGTTAG
- the lptC gene encoding LPS export ABC transporter periplasmic protein LptC produces the protein MNQKENRQGETRGNFLPHSLTPSIFFSLLWLITISLVACGGGQSNVVDKPPIQNPPSNAKESNLTFIGVSLLQADELGRPIWKVIAKQAKYTKDKQIGEAESPYAELYQDGKVVYQVQAQQADIEQDGKQLFLKGKIVATDPLNGVVLQGNELEWRPKEDLLIVRNNIHGTHKQLQAVAQEARVKTREQHVDFSGGVVAQSVDPVMQMRTEHLIWKIKEEKLIGDRPMQINRYKNNQVTDRGRGDSAEVNLKTKIATIKKNAQVELLDPPVQVASNEMTWNLNAEIVTANAPVQVFHREENVRVTANRGEMKIQEKTVYLAGDVYAVGERRQSLKSNNLTWYLDKKLVEGQGDVVYRQIDPPLAFKGQQATGNIQAETIEVRGGNSNDRVVTEIMPKELKSN, from the coding sequence ATGAATCAAAAAGAAAATAGACAAGGTGAGACAAGGGGGAATTTTCTCCCTCACTCTCTCACTCCCTCCATCTTTTTCTCCCTCCTCTGGCTCATAACAATTAGCCTAGTTGCCTGTGGAGGGGGACAATCTAACGTGGTTGATAAACCCCCGATCCAGAATCCTCCATCAAATGCTAAGGAAAGTAACTTGACTTTTATTGGCGTTTCCTTATTGCAGGCGGATGAACTGGGACGACCTATTTGGAAAGTGATTGCTAAACAAGCAAAATATACAAAAGATAAACAAATTGGTGAAGCAGAAAGCCCTTACGCCGAACTGTATCAAGATGGTAAAGTAGTATACCAAGTACAAGCACAGCAAGCAGATATTGAACAAGATGGCAAGCAACTCTTTCTAAAGGGAAAAATTGTTGCTACAGATCCTCTCAACGGTGTGGTATTGCAAGGTAACGAATTAGAATGGCGACCTAAAGAAGATTTGCTGATTGTTCGTAACAACATCCATGGAACGCACAAGCAACTGCAAGCAGTGGCGCAGGAAGCAAGAGTGAAAACTCGCGAACAGCACGTGGACTTTTCTGGAGGAGTCGTAGCACAATCAGTCGATCCGGTTATGCAAATGCGAACCGAGCATTTGATTTGGAAAATCAAAGAGGAAAAACTGATAGGCGATCGTCCCATGCAAATCAACCGCTACAAGAACAACCAAGTAACCGACCGAGGAAGAGGAGATTCTGCTGAAGTTAACTTAAAAACTAAGATTGCCACTATTAAGAAAAATGCTCAAGTAGAACTACTAGATCCACCCGTACAGGTAGCTAGTAATGAGATGACCTGGAACTTGAACGCGGAAATTGTGACCGCAAACGCTCCCGTACAGGTATTCCATAGAGAAGAAAATGTGAGAGTAACAGCTAACAGAGGAGAGATGAAGATACAAGAGAAAACAGTTTACCTAGCAGGAGATGTTTACGCTGTTGGGGAACGCCGTCAATCTCTGAAATCTAACAATCTCACTTGGTATCTTGATAAGAAATTAGTTGAAGGACAGGGTGATGTAGTTTACCGACAAATCGATCCCCCCTTAGCTTTCAAGGGTCAACAAGCTACTGGCAATATTCAAGCAGAAACGATTGAAGTTAGAGGTGGCAACTCAAATGATAGAGTTGTAACAGAGATTATGCCAAAAGAGTTGAAGAGTAATTAA
- a CDS encoding NYN domain-containing protein: MLNNLENDSIFTPEQVLENRGRVAIFIDGSNLFYAALQLGIEIDYTKLLCRLTGGSRLLRAFFYTGVDRTNEKQQGFLLWMRRNGYRVIAKDLVQLPDGSKKANLDVEIAVDMMALVDSYDTAVLVSGDGDLAYAVNSVSYRGVRVEVVSLRSMTSDSLINVSDRYIDLEAVKEDIQKTPRQSYPYRPLSAGMGFLEEPRESDTHLEIQEQ, encoded by the coding sequence ATGTTGAATAATCTAGAAAACGACTCAATATTTACACCGGAACAAGTTTTGGAAAATCGAGGTCGTGTAGCTATATTTATAGATGGCTCAAATTTATTTTATGCTGCACTACAACTGGGAATTGAAATTGATTACACAAAACTTCTATGCAGGCTAACAGGAGGTTCTAGACTCCTGCGGGCTTTTTTCTACACCGGAGTAGACCGAACTAACGAAAAGCAACAAGGTTTTTTACTATGGATGCGACGTAACGGTTACAGAGTGATTGCTAAAGATTTGGTACAGCTACCGGATGGCTCGAAAAAAGCTAACTTGGATGTAGAAATAGCTGTAGATATGATGGCTTTAGTAGATTCATATGATACAGCAGTGCTAGTCAGTGGAGATGGAGATCTGGCATATGCAGTTAATTCTGTGAGTTACCGTGGTGTCCGAGTAGAAGTCGTGAGCTTGCGATCGATGACGAGTGATAGCTTAATTAACGTTAGCGATCGCTATATTGATTTAGAAGCAGTCAAAGAAGATATTCAAAAAACACCCCGCCAAAGCTATCCTTATCGACCATTATCAGCAGGTATGGGTTTTTTGGAAGAACCTAGAGAGAGTGACACTCACTTGGAAATTCAAGAGCAGTAA
- the metG gene encoding methionine--tRNA ligase: protein MNQVNKTEKTFALTTPLYYVNDLPHIGSAYTTIAADAVVRFQRLLGRRALLITGTDEHGQKIQRTAESKGRSPQSFSDEMSLGFVSLWKLLDIQYDRFIRTTSPRHELIVKEFFERVWKSGDIYQGQQKGWYCVSCEEFKEERELLEGHRCPIHTNKEVEWRGEQNYFFRLSKYQTQLQALYASRPDFIQPTSRRNEVLNFVEGGLQDFSISRINVDWGFPVPSDPNHTLYVWFDALLGYVTALLEPEDEPTLENATAKWWPVNLHLIGKDILRFHAVYWPAMLMSGGLPLPDRVFGHGFLTKNGQKMGKSLGNTLDPVALVGRYGSDAVRYYFLKEIEFGKDGDFNESRFINILNADLANDLGNLLNRTLNMVKKYCAGNLPSIANDDISSDHPLKSIGLHLGEQVRNAYEALAFNQACEAVLLLVQVSNKFIDEQAPWSLYKQGKQQAVEQVLYAVLESVRLAAYLLSPIIPSISSDIYQQLGFGINFNEQIKTSIAAPFSIHGTWGVLSAQQKLGEPKPIFKRIELPKND, encoded by the coding sequence ATGAATCAAGTAAATAAAACAGAAAAGACGTTTGCACTCACAACACCACTGTACTATGTAAACGATTTGCCTCACATTGGCAGTGCTTACACAACGATAGCAGCAGACGCGGTGGTGAGATTTCAGAGACTGTTGGGACGTCGTGCTTTGCTGATTACGGGTACAGACGAACACGGACAAAAAATTCAGCGCACAGCAGAAAGTAAAGGACGATCGCCCCAAAGCTTTTCTGATGAAATGTCCCTTGGTTTTGTCTCTTTGTGGAAGTTGCTCGACATTCAGTACGATCGCTTTATTCGGACAACCTCACCTCGCCACGAACTCATCGTCAAAGAGTTCTTCGAGCGAGTATGGAAATCGGGTGACATTTACCAGGGACAACAAAAAGGTTGGTACTGCGTATCTTGTGAGGAATTTAAAGAAGAAAGAGAATTGTTAGAGGGTCACCGCTGTCCCATTCATACTAATAAAGAGGTGGAGTGGCGGGGTGAGCAAAACTATTTCTTCCGGTTATCTAAATATCAAACTCAACTACAAGCACTTTACGCGTCCCGACCAGATTTTATCCAACCGACAAGCCGGAGAAATGAGGTTCTGAATTTTGTCGAGGGGGGTTTGCAGGATTTCTCTATTTCACGTATCAACGTTGACTGGGGTTTTCCAGTACCATCTGACCCCAATCACACCCTTTATGTCTGGTTTGATGCTTTACTAGGTTACGTAACTGCACTGCTAGAACCCGAAGACGAACCAACTTTAGAGAATGCTACAGCCAAATGGTGGCCAGTCAACTTACATCTGATTGGTAAAGATATTCTCCGCTTTCATGCAGTGTATTGGCCTGCAATGCTCATGTCAGGGGGTTTACCTTTACCAGACAGAGTCTTTGGACATGGTTTTTTGACTAAGAATGGTCAAAAAATGGGTAAATCTTTGGGTAACACTCTCGATCCAGTGGCATTGGTTGGGCGTTATGGTAGTGATGCAGTTCGTTATTACTTTCTTAAGGAAATCGAATTCGGCAAGGATGGCGACTTTAATGAAAGTAGATTCATTAATATTCTAAATGCAGATTTGGCAAATGATTTAGGTAATTTGTTAAACCGCACTTTGAATATGGTGAAGAAATACTGTGCCGGAAATCTTCCATCGATAGCGAATGATGATATATCGTCGGATCATCCTTTGAAATCCATCGGTTTGCATCTCGGAGAACAGGTTCGCAATGCTTATGAAGCACTCGCGTTCAATCAAGCTTGCGAGGCTGTACTTCTGCTAGTACAAGTTAGCAACAAGTTTATTGATGAACAAGCACCTTGGTCGTTATATAAACAAGGAAAGCAACAAGCAGTAGAACAAGTGCTTTATGCAGTTCTTGAATCAGTGAGACTAGCTGCCTATCTTCTATCTCCCATTATTCCAAGTATTAGTAGCGATATATACCAGCAACTGGGCTTTGGAATAAATTTTAACGAACAAATAAAAACTTCAATAGCTGCTCCTTTTTCAATTCATGGAACATGGGGTGTACTCTCAGCCCAACAAAAGCTGGGTGAACCAAAACCAATTTTTAAGCGCATAGAACTACCTAAAAACGATTAG
- a CDS encoding lysophospholipid acyltransferase family protein has protein sequence MKSPLEISRWLLAALSTKIFRYYEDRIPQDASVLVVSNHRSFMDAPILMAALSNPIRFACHHYMGQVPIMREIVTGQLGCFPLEANQQRQQSFFHQAQILLQSKQLVGVFPEGTEPMVKFTQPNSIGEFQRGFAHLALRSQVPDLAVLPIAIASLEEVNTSAVPLRLLSLFDPSEPLFNQSGWHPLVTYRRVAVLIGQPYWIKSHQKEKYQGKKAKTIVTELAEHCHSEISQLLRVGSY, from the coding sequence ATGAAGAGTCCTCTTGAGATTTCTCGATGGTTACTGGCGGCGCTATCAACTAAAATATTTCGCTACTATGAGGATCGCATTCCTCAAGACGCCAGTGTGTTAGTAGTGAGCAATCACCGCAGCTTTATGGATGCACCAATTTTGATGGCAGCCCTATCAAATCCGATCCGCTTTGCCTGTCATCACTACATGGGACAAGTCCCAATCATGCGGGAGATTGTGACGGGGCAATTAGGGTGCTTTCCTCTAGAAGCCAATCAACAGCGCCAGCAAAGCTTTTTTCACCAGGCACAAATTCTGCTACAGTCAAAGCAATTGGTAGGAGTGTTTCCTGAAGGTACAGAACCGATGGTGAAATTTACCCAACCCAATAGTATAGGGGAATTTCAGAGAGGTTTTGCCCATTTGGCATTGCGATCGCAAGTACCAGACTTAGCAGTTTTGCCAATTGCCATAGCCTCCCTTGAAGAAGTTAACACATCTGCTGTACCCCTGAGATTATTAAGTTTGTTCGATCCCTCAGAACCTTTATTTAATCAATCCGGCTGGCATCCTTTAGTTACCTATCGTCGAGTCGCCGTACTGATTGGTCAACCTTATTGGATTAAGTCGCATCAAAAAGAAAAATATCAAGGAAAAAAAGCAAAAACTATAGTCACAGAATTAGCAGAACACTGTCATTCTGAAATTTCTCAATTGTTGCGTGTAGGTTCTTATTAG
- a CDS encoding alpha/beta fold hydrolase, which produces MTSTKVELKPCFLTPKRLQPELPLFVYLPGMDGTGQLLRSQTAGLEVGFDVRCLAIPRDDLTSWDVLTNNVLDLIHAELEKSACREVYLCGESFGGCLAQKVAIKAPKLFKRIVLINSASAFHLRPFLSWASQLTSLVPSCLYDIAGLGLLPFLANLSRISRTDRHELVKTIRYVPPQTVLWRISLLREFYVDDAQLSRLTQPVLVIAGSQDRLLLSLEEAKRLTNLLPNAKMLVLPDCGHACLLETDINLYEIMRKQNFLDPSVPMVEVQR; this is translated from the coding sequence ATGACTAGCACCAAAGTAGAACTCAAACCTTGCTTCCTAACTCCCAAACGGCTACAGCCAGAATTGCCGTTGTTTGTTTATTTACCAGGTATGGATGGAACCGGTCAACTTTTGCGATCGCAAACTGCAGGATTAGAAGTAGGCTTTGATGTCCGGTGTTTGGCAATACCACGGGATGACTTAACAAGTTGGGATGTTTTGACTAACAACGTCTTGGACTTAATCCATGCAGAATTGGAAAAAAGCGCCTGTCGAGAAGTGTACTTGTGTGGAGAGTCCTTTGGAGGTTGTTTAGCACAGAAAGTTGCTATAAAAGCACCCAAGCTATTTAAGCGAATTGTTCTCATTAACTCCGCAAGTGCTTTTCATCTACGCCCTTTCTTAAGTTGGGCATCTCAACTGACATCCCTAGTGCCATCATGCCTTTATGATATTGCTGGATTGGGCTTGTTACCGTTCTTAGCTAATTTGTCACGTATTTCCCGAACTGACAGACACGAACTTGTCAAAACCATACGCTATGTACCGCCGCAAACTGTCCTTTGGAGAATTTCTTTACTAAGAGAATTTTATGTTGATGACGCGCAGTTAAGCCGCCTCACTCAGCCTGTTTTAGTCATCGCTGGTTCTCAGGATCGACTTTTGCTCTCCCTAGAAGAAGCCAAACGTTTAACGAATCTTTTACCCAATGCCAAAATGTTAGTGCTACCGGATTGCGGACACGCCTGTTTACTGGAAACAGATATTAATCTCTATGAAATTATGAGGAAACAAAATTTTTTAGATCCTAGCGTTCCAATGGTTGAAGTACAGAGGTAG
- a CDS encoding type II toxin-antitoxin system PemK/MazF family toxin — protein MRLPDLLSCGDVVIVALPTHTPKRHEQQGTRPAIVVGIPSGEVRYQMLIITPLSTQIGSWALNNPSLYPRLEAGVGGLSQSSIALLDQTRGLDISRIVAYLGTLTAEQYVPILAGIMQLLEVQR, from the coding sequence GTGCGATTGCCTGATTTACTTTCATGTGGGGATGTGGTTATAGTCGCTTTGCCTACCCATACTCCTAAAAGGCATGAACAGCAAGGAACTCGACCTGCTATAGTGGTTGGTATACCTTCGGGAGAAGTGCGCTATCAAATGCTAATAATTACTCCTTTAAGCACCCAAATTGGCTCTTGGGCGCTTAACAATCCCAGCTTATACCCACGATTGGAAGCTGGTGTTGGAGGCTTGTCTCAATCTTCCATTGCCTTGCTAGATCAAACCAGAGGATTAGATATCAGTCGGATCGTAGCGTATTTAGGAACACTGACTGCTGAGCAATATGTACCAATTCTTGCAGGAATAATGCAATTGCTTGAAGTCCAAAGGTAG
- a CDS encoding antitoxin yields the protein MQTAKLLMSGDNQSVILPQEFQIQGTEVYVKKVGNTIVLIPKENPWGALFDSLNLFSDDFMENREQPMLEIRESFE from the coding sequence ATGCAAACTGCTAAATTATTGATGAGTGGTGACAATCAATCCGTTATTTTACCTCAAGAATTTCAAATTCAGGGTACTGAGGTTTATGTGAAAAAAGTAGGTAATACTATAGTCTTAATTCCCAAAGAAAATCCATGGGGAGCTTTATTTGATAGTTTAAACTTGTTCTCTGATGACTTCATGGAAAATCGCGAACAACCTATGCTGGAAATCAGAGAGTCATTTGAATAA